The following are from one region of the Vicia villosa cultivar HV-30 ecotype Madison, WI unplaced genomic scaffold, Vvil1.0 ctg.000714F_1_1_1, whole genome shotgun sequence genome:
- the LOC131630658 gene encoding probable 2-oxoglutarate-dependent dioxygenase SLC1 — MPMSPAMAISDEKSEDDHTIESEYHKGVKNLYEKGYLHKVPKKYIFPASERPTTSTNDSNCPKENLQLPIIDFADLIGPNRPQALQCLANACEQYGFFQLVNHSISDDITRCMIDVIARFFDLPFEERAKYMTTDMRAAVRYGTSFSQTKDSVFCWRDFLKLICNPLPDFLLHWPSSPTDFQEVVATYAKETKYLFMTIMEAILESLGIVEANHEEMTKEKDNNDNNNNNIMNELDNGSQMLVTNFYPPCPEPDLTLGMHPHSDYGFLTLLLQDEVEGLQIQVQDKWLTVQPIPNAFVINIGDHLEIFSNGKYKSVLHRVLVNEVKSRISIASLHSLPFNCTVKPSPKLIDEENPKRYMDTDFGSFLAYVSTRETKKKDFLESRKLTNS, encoded by the exons ATGCCAATGTCTCCGGCGATGGCAATTAGTGATgaaaagagtgaagatgatcataCAATAGAAAGTGAATATCATAAAGGAGTGAAGAATTTGTATGAAAAAGGTTATCTTCACAAAGTTccaaagaaatatatatttccaGCCTCAGAAAGACCCACCACTAGTACGAATGATTCCAATTGTCCCAAGGAAAATCTTCAGCTACCTATCATTGATTTTGCTGATCTTATTGGTCCAAATAGGCCACAAGCTCTTCAATGCTTAGCCAATGCTTGTGAACAATATGGATTTTTCCAG CTAGTGAATCATTCCATATCAGATGATATAACAAGGTGCATGATAGATGTGATAGCAAGGTTCTTTGATCTTCCATTTGAGGAGAGAGCTAAGTACATGACAACTGATATGAGAGCAGCTGTGAGATATGGAACCAGTTTCAGTCAAACAAAAGACTCTGTGTTTTGTTGGAGAGATTTCTTAAAACTCATTTGTAATCCTTTGCctgattttcttcttcattgGCCTTCTTCTCCAACGGATTTTCA AGAAGTGGTTGCCACCTATGCAAAAGAAACCAAATACCTGTTCATGACAATAATGGAAGCTATCCTAGAAAGTTTAGGAATTGTGGAAGCCAACCATGAAGAGATGACAAAAGAAAAGgacaataatgataataataataataatattatgaatGAATTGGACAATGGTAGCCAAATGTTGGTGACCAATTTCTATCCACCATGTCCTGAACCAGACCTAACTCTAGGAATGCACCCTCATTCTGATTATGGCTTCCTCACATTACTTCTTCAAGATGAAGTGGAGGGTTTGCAAATTCAAGTTCAAGACAAATGGCTCACTGTTCAACCTATTCCCAATGCTTTCGTCATCAACATTGGCGACCATTTAGAG atatttagCAACGGAAAATACAAGAGTGTATTACATAGGGTTTTGGTGAATGAAGTTAAGAGTAGAATATCTATCGCTTCGCTACATAGTCTTCCCTTTAACTGCACTGTAAAACCGTCGCCAAAACTCATTGATGAAGAGAATCCAAAGCGTTATATGGACACAGATTTTGGTAGTTTTCTTGCGTATGTGTCCACCAGAGAAACCAAgaaaaaggatttcctagagtcaagaaaattgacaaattcataa